In the Ovis aries strain OAR_USU_Benz2616 breed Rambouillet chromosome 18, ARS-UI_Ramb_v3.0, whole genome shotgun sequence genome, GCGACGAATACAGGCAAGAGGAACCGCCGCGCGTCAGCCGATGAATCTTTCGGACGGCCACGTCTCCTGTGCGTTGGTGGGGACCGCCGGAACCACTTCCTCGGGCGGGGCCAGGGCCTCCATCTCGCGCACCACCTGCGTGAACACCTGGTCCACCATCAGTTTGCTCTTGGCCGTGACCTCCAGGAACGGGCACCGCCACTCGCGGGCCAGCGCGCGGCCCTGAGACGTCAGCACCTGGCGCTGGGCGTCCAGGTCGGCCTTGGTGCCTACGAGCACCAGCGGCACGGCCTTGGGCCCCCGCAGCCGGCCCATGCGCTCGCGCAGCGGCCGCACCGCCTCGAACGAGGCCTCGCTGCACACGCTGTAGAGCACCACGAAGCCGTCGCTGTTCTTGATGTACAGGTCCTTGAGGGTGACCAGGTGATCGGCGCCCACCGTGTCCACGATCTCCAGAAGGGCGGGCGCCGCGTTCACCTCGATCACCTTGCTGAAGAGCTCCTCCACCGACGGCTCGCACTGCTCCGGGAAGCTGCCGCAGGCGAACTGCGTGGCGAGCGCCGTCTTGCCCACCGCCACGCTGCCCAGCAGCACCACCCGGTACCCCTTGGCCGGTCGCAGCCCCAGGCTCGCCATGGCCGAAGCGCGCGGCTGGCGGGACGCGCGGCGGGAGGAATGGCGCGCGGAGGCGGGGGCCTGGCGGGGGCcgagcggggcggggggcggggagggaggggcgaggggggcgggggccgagcggggcggggggcggggaggggaggggcggggaggggaggggcggggggcggggaggggcgaggaggcggggagggaggggaggcgggggggcgaggggcgggggggggagggggggggaggggcggggaggcggggagggaggggaggcggggagggaggggaggcggggagggaggggaggcggggagggaggggaggcggggggggcgagtggcggggaggggaggggaggggcggggaggaaggggaggggcggggaggcggggagggaggggagactgggggccgaggggcggggcggggcggcaggGGCGGGGTGGGACCCGGGGGCCGGGGCGCGGGCTCCAGCCCGGGCACGGGTAAACTAACTCCTCTGCGCACaagcccgcccgccccgcccggctCTGCCCGCTGCGGCTCAGAGGCCACCCGCCCCAGACCCTGGGCCCCGCGCGCCCCTCCGCCGGCCCCAGTGCCCTCGCCCCGCGCAGCGTctgccccgcccccggcccgagCGGCTGGGCCCCGGCCTCGCCCACCGGCCGCGCAGCCCCGGCCTCTGTCTCCGCTCGGTCCGAGCTGCCCGGCCCCGCTCCGTCTTCCCCAGGACcccgcgggcgggcgggcgggcgggccggCGGGGACCCCTCCCTCAGCCCCggctccctgccctccctccgAGGAGAACCCCTTCTGTCCCGGAGCAAATGGTAACTGGGTCCCTTCCACGTCAACCGGGAAATAGACGCATTTCTTCACATTTCAGATCCAGTCTCGTGGCCCGAAGCCAGACTGGCCTCACTCAAAGTCAGGCCTGGAGAGGCGTGCCGCTGTGGCCCCTCTCCAGGCCTGGGGACCCCAGGGAAGAGGTAGCGTGTGAAGGAGCTTCAGGCCGAGGGTCCCACGTCACTCCCTCCTGGCCCCCATTCCGTGGTCTGGGCCCCTCAtgcccctccctgccttccttcgGGCCCCCGCAAGCCCCCTCTTGTCACTGAGTGGAGTCCAAGGTCCAACTTTTATGAAGTCCAGAACTTCATAAAACGCTGATCACATTTCACTCCCCCACTTACACCCTCCTGCCTTTCTGTTGTGCCCTCCTGACTCCATCCCAACCCAGACAAGGAAGCATGTACCCATTCACCCAGCAGCAGGCAGCCAGGGAAAGCCCTGGGCATCTGCGCTTCGGGGTCATCCAAAGGGGCTCCTCAGGGCTGACTTCCCTGCCCCAGTCATTTTCAAGCTTCTACTCCGGCTGCACAACCGTCTTGCTGTTCCTTGATGTCAGAGGAGAAAGGCTGTGCGGGGATAGAGGAGACAGGGCAGGAAGTCCTGGGATTGCACACCTAAGTAAGCCCTGCTCACTGTCTGCTGCAGGCACTCAGGTGCCCGAGGGCTTCAGGAGACCTGCAGGCCTGGGCTAGAAGTGGAGATGAGATAGCCCCTCCCCCTAGGCTTGGGGTACCAATGAATCTCCCCCATTCCAGTGCAGCCTGAGGGGCCGCACCCCAAGACTGACGGAGCTGGAGTTTCCTGCCTCCCTGGCAGCACAGACTCAAAGTTTAAGTGACGATAAGACATCCTGCGCTTCACTGTCTGTGGTCAGTGACAGAATGTACTTTTTATAAACAGCACAGAACATCCTTAGtgtataatattaattatatactTACTACAACAGACAACTTGATTTCTAAACAGATTTTACAAGACTTATTCTCTGACTGCAGgataacaaaactaaaaattttttttaaagataagctgTAAATATTCTCCAGAGAAATGCAAGTTCCACACAGGTTTCAACAACTCCCCTTGGATAACTTTTGAGGGAACTTAGGCAACTCACGGTCAAAACAAGTCACAAAACACATGAGGAAAACTTCACTCTGAGTGACAGCCGTTGGAAACACCAGACAATAAAATCACATCCAGAAACCTGTGGATATTAGTGTTATTAGACATACAAAGTAATTATATGtgtttaaagatttaaaagaaacGCTTAAAAATATGAGCAAGGAATAAGAGACTATAAACTATGgtcaagtaattttaaaaaatctctaccCTTTACCTCCCCCGCCcgctccccccaaaaaaatccttcaatactttggccacctgatgcaaagagcagactcattggaaaaggccctgatgctgggaaagattgaaagcaaaaggagaaaagggcggcagaggatgagatggctggatagcatcaccaattcaatggacttgaatctgagcaaactccaggagatggtgaaggacagggaagcctgctgtgctgcagcccatggggtcccgaagagttggCTGTAAGTTaacgaccaaacaacaacaagccttctagaaatggaaaatataataatttatgatttttcttAACACAAACACCCAT is a window encoding:
- the LOC101104530 gene encoding ras-related protein Rap-2c-like, with the translated sequence MASLGLRPAKGYRVVLLGSVAVGKTALATQFACGSFPEQCEPSVEELFSKVIEVNAAPALLEIVDTVGADHLVTLKDLYIKNSDGFVVLYSVCSEASFEAVRPLRERMGRLRGPKAVPLVLVGTKADLDAQRQVLTSQGRALAREWRCPFLEVTAKSKLMVDQVFTQVVREMEALAPPEEVVPAVPTNAQETWPSERFIG